A single Candidatus Limnocylindrales bacterium DNA region contains:
- a CDS encoding SDR family oxidoreductase produces MTDAARDWIVVLGASSGFGSAVCRTMAAKGYHVCGVHLDRRSTVAAAVETRQACEQAGVDTLFFNVNAADPERRSEVVAALKERCGPGHLRLLFHSLAFGSLSPLVGESPKESARPAQIAMTLEVMANSLVYWTQDLVWAGLLGEGSRILAMTSAGAARATAAYGMVSAAKAALEAYVRQLALELGPRRITVNALRAGVTDTPALRRIGGHEKMMETARRLNPGGRLTRPQDVASVVALLAEPGAQWISGAVIGVDGGEDTVAS; encoded by the coding sequence ATGACCGATGCGGCGCGAGATTGGATCGTCGTGCTGGGTGCGTCGAGCGGTTTCGGATCGGCAGTGTGCAGAACGATGGCTGCCAAGGGCTATCATGTCTGCGGCGTGCATCTGGACCGGCGCTCGACGGTTGCGGCGGCGGTGGAGACTCGCCAGGCCTGCGAGCAGGCCGGAGTCGATACCCTGTTCTTCAACGTCAATGCGGCCGATCCCGAGCGCCGCTCCGAGGTCGTGGCGGCCCTGAAGGAACGCTGCGGGCCAGGCCATCTTCGCCTTCTCTTCCATTCGCTGGCGTTCGGGTCGCTATCGCCGCTGGTCGGTGAGTCGCCGAAGGAATCGGCCCGGCCGGCGCAGATCGCCATGACCTTGGAGGTCATGGCCAACTCGCTGGTCTACTGGACGCAGGATCTGGTGTGGGCGGGGCTGCTCGGCGAGGGCAGCCGCATCCTGGCCATGACCTCGGCCGGAGCCGCGCGCGCCACGGCAGCCTACGGGATGGTCTCGGCCGCCAAGGCGGCTCTGGAAGCGTACGTTCGCCAGCTCGCGCTCGAGCTCGGCCCGCGCCGCATCACGGTCAACGCGCTTCGGGCAGGGGTCACCGATACGCCGGCCCTTCGCCGCATCGGCGGCCACGAGAAGATGATGGAGACGGCGCGGCGGCTGAATCCCGGGGGCCGCCTGACCCGGCCGCAGGACGTCGCGTCCGTGGTCGCGCTGCTGGCCGAGCCGGGCGCTCAATGGATATCGGGCGCCGTCATCGGCGTCGACGGCGGCGAGGACACCGTCGCCTCCTGA
- a CDS encoding PhoH family protein yields the protein MRAIESALKVGIAMTERGVRIEGYEHEVELAARVLRELYDMLSRGHPIGLSDVQRAIEILGASRTATLEEVYRDAVFVSARGKEIVPKTVNQRRYVEAIRKHDLTFAIGPAGTGKTYLAMAMAVADLFRGKFSRIILTRPAVEAGEKLGFLPGDLAEKVNPYLRPLYDALHDMVSLEKAQTMLDRGTIEVAPLAFMRGRTLNSAFVILDEAQNTTREQMKMFLTRLGFESKAVVTGDVTQIDLPVGQGSGLRDAWQVLGSIEEISFIEFDDRDVVRHPLVKRIITAYEDSKPARAPRR from the coding sequence GTGCGCGCCATCGAGAGCGCGCTCAAGGTCGGCATCGCGATGACCGAGCGCGGTGTTCGCATCGAAGGCTACGAGCACGAGGTCGAGCTGGCCGCGCGCGTGCTGCGCGAGCTCTACGACATGCTCTCGCGCGGGCATCCGATCGGGCTCTCCGACGTGCAGCGCGCCATCGAGATCCTGGGCGCGTCGCGCACGGCGACGCTCGAGGAGGTCTACAGGGACGCGGTCTTCGTCTCCGCGCGCGGCAAGGAGATCGTTCCCAAGACGGTCAACCAGCGGCGCTACGTCGAGGCCATCCGCAAGCACGACCTGACGTTCGCCATCGGCCCTGCCGGCACGGGCAAGACGTACCTGGCCATGGCGATGGCGGTGGCCGACCTGTTCCGCGGCAAGTTCTCGCGCATCATCCTGACGCGCCCGGCGGTGGAAGCCGGAGAGAAGCTGGGGTTCCTTCCGGGCGATCTTGCCGAGAAGGTCAACCCGTACCTGCGTCCTCTCTACGATGCGCTGCACGACATGGTCAGCCTGGAGAAGGCGCAGACGATGCTCGATCGCGGCACCATCGAGGTGGCGCCGCTGGCGTTCATGCGCGGCCGCACGCTCAACAGCGCGTTCGTCATCCTGGACGAGGCGCAGAACACGACGCGCGAGCAGATGAAGATGTTTCTGACGCGCCTGGGCTTCGAATCCAAGGCGGTGGTCACGGGCGACGTCACGCAGATCGATCTGCCGGTCGGGCAGGGCTCGGGCCTGCGCGATGCCTGGCAGGTGCTCGGCTCCATCGAAGAGATCTCGTTCATCGAGTTCGACGACCGCGACGTCGTGCGCCACCCGCTGGTCAAGCGCATCATCACCGCCTACGAGGATTCCAAGCCGGCGCGCGCGCCCCGCCGCTGA
- the alaS gene encoding alanine--tRNA ligase: MKGAEVRKSFLEFFESKNHLIVPSAPIVPLGDPTLMFTNAGMVQFKDVFLGNAKAPSPRVADSQKCLRISGKHNDLEDVGRDTYHHTLFEMLGNWSFGDYYKRDAILWAWELLTEVWKLPKDKLYATVYRTDDEAEELWKTVTDIGHDRVRRFDEKDNFWEMGDTGPCGPCSEIHIDRGAAACDMQHVVGHKCDVNEGCARFLELWNLVFIQYSRDESGALHELPAKHVDTGMGLERVAAVLEGVAGNYDGSLLRALITRAEELSGRVYDVDPDKDISFRVLADHSRAVSFMIVDGIEPSNEGRGYVLRRLLRRAARHGKNLGLPDAFLYKICDAVVETMGDAYRELFENRKKILDTVREEEERFADTLDRGLVHLESEVGRLGASTKLPGDVAFRLYDTYGFPLDMTEDILRSRGVAVDREGFEAALEQQRERARGAHAARGGPKDYTLLVAAARERGGVRFAGPFATTTESQVTGLARGGQLVGSLAQGEEGELTTTLTPFYGESGGQIGDTGTIETRDGSVARVLDTQKPAPDVTVHLIRVERGRVAVGDEVQLTIDAERRQAVRLNHSATHLLHAALRHHLGHNVHQQGSLVEASRFRFDFNHSGPVSDEKLADIETEANQAIRSNLEVYETEMPYEDALKAGALAFFGEKYGDSVRVVKMGDYSVELCGGTHVSRTGDIGLLRVTAETGVAAGVRRVEATTGGEAFALVQRRDEILKEIARTLRIREEDAIGRIEKLLAEQRELEKKLARAAQGTSRDVVAELAGSARKIADGYASAVVARVDDIDGKGLRTISDRLRERLGASVVVLTGATDGSVSLLVAVSPDQTRRYNAGEIIKQLAPLVDGRGGGKPDFAQAGGKNPGGIPALLEKANEILV, translated from the coding sequence GTGAAGGGCGCAGAAGTCCGCAAAAGCTTTCTCGAATTCTTCGAGTCCAAGAACCATCTGATCGTGCCGAGCGCGCCCATCGTGCCGCTCGGCGACCCCACGCTCATGTTCACGAACGCGGGGATGGTGCAGTTCAAGGATGTCTTCCTCGGCAATGCCAAGGCGCCCTCGCCGCGCGTGGCCGATTCGCAGAAGTGCCTTCGCATCTCGGGCAAGCATAACGACCTCGAAGACGTCGGCCGCGACACCTACCACCACACGCTCTTCGAGATGCTCGGCAACTGGTCCTTCGGCGACTACTACAAGCGCGACGCGATCCTCTGGGCCTGGGAGCTGCTGACCGAGGTCTGGAAGCTGCCCAAGGACAAGCTCTACGCCACCGTCTACCGCACCGACGACGAGGCCGAGGAGCTGTGGAAGACGGTCACCGACATCGGTCACGACCGCGTGCGCCGTTTCGACGAGAAGGACAACTTCTGGGAGATGGGCGATACGGGCCCCTGCGGCCCCTGCTCGGAGATCCACATCGATCGCGGCGCCGCCGCGTGCGACATGCAGCACGTGGTGGGCCACAAGTGCGACGTCAACGAAGGCTGCGCGCGTTTCCTGGAGCTCTGGAACCTCGTCTTCATCCAGTATTCGCGCGATGAATCGGGCGCGCTGCATGAGCTGCCGGCCAAGCACGTAGACACCGGCATGGGCCTGGAGCGCGTGGCGGCCGTGCTGGAAGGCGTTGCCGGCAACTACGATGGGTCGCTGCTGCGCGCTTTGATCACGCGCGCCGAGGAGCTGTCGGGCAGGGTCTACGACGTCGATCCGGACAAGGACATCTCGTTCCGCGTCCTGGCCGACCACAGCCGCGCGGTCTCCTTCATGATCGTCGACGGCATCGAGCCCTCCAACGAAGGCCGCGGCTACGTCCTGCGCCGCCTCCTGCGCCGCGCCGCCCGCCACGGCAAGAACCTCGGGCTGCCCGACGCCTTCCTCTACAAGATCTGCGACGCCGTCGTCGAAACGATGGGCGATGCGTACCGCGAGCTGTTCGAGAACCGCAAGAAGATCCTCGACACCGTGCGCGAGGAGGAAGAGCGCTTCGCCGACACGCTCGACCGCGGCCTCGTGCATCTGGAGAGCGAGGTCGGGCGGCTCGGCGCATCGACGAAGCTTCCCGGCGACGTGGCATTCCGTCTCTACGACACCTACGGTTTCCCGCTCGACATGACCGAGGACATCCTGCGCTCGCGCGGCGTGGCCGTGGACCGCGAAGGCTTCGAGGCCGCGCTCGAGCAGCAGCGCGAGCGTGCCCGCGGCGCGCATGCCGCCAGGGGCGGGCCCAAGGACTACACGCTGCTGGTGGCGGCCGCGCGCGAGCGCGGCGGCGTCCGGTTTGCCGGCCCCTTCGCCACCACGACCGAATCGCAGGTGACCGGCCTTGCGCGTGGCGGACAGCTGGTAGGCTCGCTCGCCCAGGGCGAGGAGGGCGAGCTGACCACGACGCTCACGCCGTTCTACGGCGAGTCGGGCGGCCAGATCGGCGACACCGGAACCATCGAGACTCGCGACGGCTCGGTCGCGCGCGTGCTCGATACGCAAAAGCCGGCGCCCGACGTGACCGTGCACCTGATCCGCGTTGAGCGCGGCCGCGTGGCCGTCGGCGACGAAGTCCAGCTCACCATCGATGCCGAGCGCCGCCAGGCCGTGCGCCTGAACCACTCGGCCACGCACCTGCTGCACGCGGCGCTGCGCCATCATCTGGGGCACAACGTCCATCAGCAGGGCTCGCTCGTGGAAGCCTCGCGCTTCCGTTTCGACTTCAACCACTCGGGCCCGGTCTCCGACGAAAAGCTCGCCGACATCGAGACGGAGGCCAACCAGGCCATCCGCAGCAATCTCGAAGTCTACGAGACCGAGATGCCGTACGAGGACGCCCTCAAGGCCGGCGCGCTGGCCTTCTTCGGCGAGAAGTACGGCGACAGCGTGCGCGTGGTGAAAATGGGCGACTATTCGGTGGAGCTGTGCGGCGGCACGCACGTCTCGCGCACCGGCGACATCGGGTTGCTGCGCGTCACCGCGGAGACCGGCGTGGCCGCGGGCGTGCGGCGCGTCGAGGCGACCACCGGCGGCGAGGCGTTCGCGCTGGTGCAGCGCCGCGACGAGATCCTCAAGGAGATCGCGCGCACGCTGCGCATTCGCGAAGAGGACGCGATCGGCCGCATTGAGAAGCTGCTGGCCGAGCAGCGCGAGCTCGAGAAGAAGCTGGCGCGTGCGGCGCAGGGAACCTCGCGCGACGTCGTCGCCGAGCTTGCCGGCTCGGCGCGCAAGATCGCCGACGGCTACGCTTCGGCGGTCGTCGCACGCGTCGACGACATCGACGGCAAGGGGCTGCGCACGATCTCCGACCGCCTGCGTGAGCGCCTCGGCGCCAGCGTCGTGGTGCTGACCGGCGCCACCGACGGTAGCGTCTCGCTGCTCGTTGCCGTCTCGCCCGATCAGACGAGGCGCTACAACGCCGGCGAAATCATCAAGCAGCTGGCGCCGCTGGTGGACGGCCGCGGCGGCGGCAAGCCCGATTTCGCCCAGGCGGGCGGCAAGAACCCGGGCGGCATCCCGGCGCTGCTGGAGAAAGCCAACGAAATCCTCGTCTAG
- a CDS encoding tetratricopeptide repeat protein, with translation MGEHDEEVEELFFEGSDLHGEGRHDEALDRFERAIALDPTYKDAILGKAMVHMARSEFEQAIECARRIIDLDPEDVLAYTNLSVFYQRAGRIPEAEEAAAKAKVLDWKRQIQGS, from the coding sequence ATGGGCGAGCATGACGAGGAAGTCGAGGAGCTGTTTTTCGAAGGCTCCGATCTGCACGGCGAGGGGCGGCACGACGAGGCGCTCGACCGCTTCGAGCGCGCCATTGCCCTGGACCCGACCTACAAGGACGCGATTCTGGGCAAGGCGATGGTCCACATGGCGCGCAGCGAGTTCGAGCAGGCGATCGAGTGCGCCAGGCGCATCATCGACCTCGATCCCGAGGACGTGCTCGCCTACACCAACCTGTCCGTGTTCTATCAACGGGCCGGTCGCATCCCCGAAGCCGAAGAGGCGGCGGCCAAGGCCAAGGTGCTGGACTGGAAGCGCCAGATCCAGGGCAGCTGA
- a CDS encoding aspartate aminotransferase family protein, which yields MTGRRTPLTAGEQFAAFLRHVAQTSDSPLGLVIERADGCTLHAAGGREFLDLLAGIGVAALGHGNRRVLDAIAEQAAKHLHIMVYGEMVQETQAALARRLAGLLPRSLDSVYFTSSGTEAIEGALKLARKATGRTRLLSFHGGFHGDTFGSLTMGGNALYKTPFEPLLGDCAQIDFNDVQALQWIDERIAAVLVEPVQAEAGVVLPAPGYLAAMRARCSEVGAMLIFDEVITGMGRTGRMFAFEHDGTAAVPDILVLAKALGGGMPLGAFISSRQRMSSLAHDPPLSHVTTFGGHPVSCAAALAALEVMIEEDLPARAGRLGTWFGERLRARLRPPHVVEVRQAGLLLGIEMASADIAAEFTRQCRSEGLLLGWTLHDDRVVRLAPPLVISEAELDDASLRMERALARVAAEEGAADRVTNGSGDKAR from the coding sequence GTGACCGGACGCCGAACTCCCCTGACCGCCGGCGAGCAGTTCGCCGCCTTCCTTCGCCACGTCGCCCAGACCTCGGATTCGCCGCTCGGGCTGGTCATCGAGCGCGCCGATGGCTGCACGTTGCACGCTGCCGGCGGTCGCGAGTTCCTCGACCTGCTGGCGGGCATCGGCGTGGCCGCACTCGGCCACGGCAATCGGCGCGTACTCGACGCCATCGCCGAGCAGGCGGCGAAACATCTCCACATCATGGTCTACGGCGAGATGGTGCAGGAGACACAGGCCGCGCTGGCAAGACGCCTGGCGGGCCTGCTGCCGCGCTCGCTCGACAGCGTCTACTTCACCAGCTCGGGCACGGAGGCCATCGAAGGCGCGCTCAAGCTCGCGCGCAAGGCCACCGGGCGCACGCGACTGCTGTCCTTTCATGGCGGCTTTCATGGCGACACGTTCGGCTCGCTGACGATGGGCGGCAACGCGCTCTACAAGACTCCGTTCGAGCCGCTGCTCGGCGACTGCGCGCAGATCGACTTCAACGACGTGCAGGCTTTGCAATGGATCGACGAGCGCATCGCCGCCGTGCTGGTCGAGCCCGTGCAGGCCGAGGCCGGCGTGGTGCTGCCGGCGCCGGGTTACCTGGCGGCGATGCGCGCGCGCTGCAGCGAAGTCGGCGCGATGCTGATCTTCGACGAGGTCATCACCGGCATGGGGCGCACGGGACGCATGTTCGCGTTCGAGCACGACGGCACGGCCGCGGTACCCGACATCCTCGTGCTGGCCAAGGCTCTGGGCGGCGGCATGCCGCTCGGCGCCTTCATTTCGTCGCGACAGCGCATGTCGTCGCTGGCGCACGATCCGCCGCTGTCGCACGTCACGACTTTCGGCGGCCATCCGGTCAGCTGTGCCGCGGCGCTGGCTGCGCTCGAGGTGATGATCGAGGAAGACCTGCCCGCGCGCGCCGGCCGCCTGGGCACCTGGTTCGGCGAGCGGCTGCGCGCGCGGCTGCGACCGCCGCATGTCGTGGAGGTGCGGCAGGCGGGCCTGCTTCTGGGAATCGAGATGGCGAGCGCCGACATCGCCGCCGAGTTCACGCGGCAGTGCCGCAGCGAAGGACTGCTGCTGGGCTGGACGCTGCATGATGACCGCGTCGTGCGGCTGGCGCCGCCGCTGGTGATCAGCGAGGCCGAGCTCGACGATGCCTCCCTGCGGATGGAGCGGGCGCTGGCGCGCGTAGCCGCCGAAGAAGGCGCCGCCGACCGCGTAACCAATGGTTCGGGCGACAAGGCCCGCTAG
- the ybeY gene encoding rRNA maturation RNase YbeY, with the protein MPADIIDETGDASLAAAAERVAAALLELLERADCELTVVLVDDERIRELNAQWRGKDKATDVLSFSQLEGEGLPLASGLLGDVVVSAQKLRVQARDGGWTDEEELARLILHGLLHLLGFDHEVDEDARVMQAEERRLAFALHDRGIGCATG; encoded by the coding sequence ATGCCCGCCGACATCATCGACGAGACCGGGGACGCATCGCTGGCCGCCGCCGCCGAGCGCGTGGCGGCCGCGCTGCTCGAGCTGCTCGAGCGCGCGGATTGCGAGCTCACGGTGGTGCTGGTCGATGACGAGCGCATCCGCGAGCTCAACGCGCAGTGGCGCGGCAAAGACAAAGCCACCGACGTCCTGTCCTTTTCGCAGCTCGAAGGAGAAGGGCTCCCGCTTGCCAGCGGCCTTCTCGGCGACGTCGTCGTCTCCGCGCAGAAGCTGCGCGTGCAGGCCCGCGACGGCGGCTGGACCGACGAAGAGGAGCTGGCGCGCCTCATCCTTCACGGCCTCCTCCATCTTCTCGGCTTCGATCACGAGGTCGACGAGGATGCGCGCGTGATGCAGGCCGAGGAGCGGCGCCTCGCGTTTGCCCTGCACGATCGCGGCATCGGCTGCGCAACCGGATGA
- a CDS encoding acyl-CoA reductase — MKSTPHISLPQPSPTTIGGISRSGPVSVPVSTAAAMEQAIREASRARAHVIETMTTAEIIEILAAAANAWRQPHYGPRARLLSLLARDLRMPLALLDKGLEAIFGAVSERELRRMVENESENPLALDEPVECGRVARLLGPRIVFHSLAGNVPGLSIPPIVSALLARSICIVRDSDRQPHLTAAFLSTLADFSRDLAAMVIPASWRAGDMGMEKLIFEQAQRVELTGSDSTIASMVSRHPRRPIVTRGSRVSVGVVPRQSDTDQWKDGFATDIVMYEGMGCLTPHVIFVEGDEKRGKRLARLLGIALSRYEALYPRIPREMALEARRRSFLDAAEMMAARDRDDILQRGRGDAFVVHYHRDAPVVIGPGLRCIVVATVEDRADLYDRLRRSHAPLAAVGLGLETDHPAYPDLAHSLESLGATLICAPGQMQAPPIAWAQDGHRRLADLLEWRTVEDGLGS; from the coding sequence GTGAAGAGCACTCCCCACATCTCCTTGCCGCAGCCGTCGCCGACGACGATCGGCGGCATCTCGCGCAGCGGCCCCGTAAGCGTTCCCGTCTCCACCGCCGCCGCCATGGAACAGGCCATTCGCGAGGCCAGCCGCGCCAGGGCGCACGTCATCGAGACGATGACGACCGCCGAAATCATCGAGATCCTCGCCGCAGCGGCCAACGCGTGGCGCCAGCCGCACTACGGGCCGCGCGCGCGGCTGCTGTCGCTGCTGGCGCGCGACCTGCGCATGCCGCTGGCACTGCTGGACAAGGGCCTGGAGGCGATCTTCGGTGCCGTCAGCGAGCGCGAGCTGCGCCGCATGGTGGAGAACGAGAGCGAGAACCCGCTCGCGCTGGATGAGCCGGTCGAGTGCGGCCGCGTGGCGCGGCTGCTCGGTCCGCGCATCGTCTTTCACTCGCTGGCGGGAAATGTCCCCGGGCTCTCGATTCCGCCCATCGTCTCGGCGCTGCTGGCGCGATCGATCTGCATCGTGCGCGACAGCGACCGCCAGCCGCACCTGACCGCCGCGTTCCTGTCGACGCTGGCCGACTTCTCGCGCGACCTGGCAGCCATGGTCATCCCTGCGTCCTGGCGCGCCGGCGACATGGGGATGGAGAAGCTCATCTTCGAGCAGGCCCAGCGCGTGGAGCTGACCGGCTCCGACAGCACCATCGCCTCGATGGTCTCGCGCCATCCGCGCCGGCCCATCGTCACGCGCGGCTCGCGCGTCAGCGTCGGCGTGGTGCCGCGCCAGTCGGACACGGACCAGTGGAAGGACGGCTTCGCCACCGACATCGTCATGTACGAAGGCATGGGCTGCCTGACGCCGCACGTGATCTTCGTCGAGGGAGACGAGAAGCGCGGCAAGCGCCTGGCGCGCCTGCTCGGCATCGCGCTGTCGCGCTACGAGGCGCTGTACCCGCGCATCCCGCGCGAGATGGCGCTGGAAGCGCGCCGACGCAGCTTCCTCGACGCCGCCGAGATGATGGCCGCGCGCGACCGTGACGACATCCTGCAGAGAGGCCGCGGCGACGCCTTCGTCGTACACTACCATCGCGATGCACCGGTCGTGATCGGGCCGGGACTGCGCTGCATCGTCGTCGCCACGGTCGAGGACCGCGCCGATCTCTACGATCGCCTGCGCCGCAGCCATGCCCCGCTGGCCGCCGTGGGGCTGGGCCTGGAAACGGATCACCCCGCCTACCCCGACCTCGCTCACAGCCTGGAGAGCCTCGGCGCCACGCTGATCTGTGCGCCCGGCCAGATGCAGGCACCGCCCATCGCCTGGGCGCAGGACGGACACCGCCGCCTGGCGGACCTGCTCGAATGGCGCACCGTCGAAGACGGCCTCGGGTCTTGA
- the lnt gene encoding apolipoprotein N-acyltransferase — translation MRPSLRLQKIALAAASGALLTLAFPRVWLGWVAWFALVPLLIGLRRQSVRAAAGFGWVAGFVFYLATLYWIPDTISNFTTITPALATVIWFLLAAVAAYSFTFFAAGLEWLAAARISRLLAAPVVWVVVEWMRTFFIAGFPWNSLGYSQIDYLPIVQIAEWTSVYGISAGIVLTNVALAELWVRVQRRRSRQLLATFTAAAPAWALILVAVSVPSLLFAYGSLRIRMLDAQPYEGALRVGVVQGNVAQSQKWDVQYQDQILQRYLDLSEQAADQGARLLVWPEAALPFYFSLDERTSRLAEFTRRRGVDMLVGAPGLALGDDDQPTPYNQAWLVRADGSVQGPYDKIQLVPFGEYIPLHGLFGWVDIAVQAVGEFGRGTEHTVFESAPITALPSVDGAENASLRPARFGTLICYEGIFPALTRRFAVEGIDFLVNISNDAWYGDTAAPDQHLAMAALRSVENRMPMVRSTNTGISAFITAQGHVGPVTPLFEPDVAVETVLMRRSWSFYREYGDVFLYACMAVLALLAAMRVRAGARVRA, via the coding sequence ATGAGGCCGTCGCTGCGACTGCAGAAGATCGCGCTCGCCGCCGCCAGCGGCGCGCTGCTGACGCTCGCCTTTCCGCGCGTGTGGCTCGGCTGGGTCGCGTGGTTCGCACTGGTGCCGCTGCTGATCGGGCTGCGCCGGCAGTCGGTGCGCGCTGCCGCGGGCTTCGGCTGGGTCGCCGGCTTCGTCTTCTACCTTGCCACGCTCTACTGGATCCCCGACACCATCAGCAATTTCACGACCATCACTCCGGCGCTCGCCACCGTCATCTGGTTCCTGCTTGCCGCCGTTGCGGCCTACTCCTTCACGTTCTTCGCGGCGGGGCTGGAGTGGCTGGCGGCGGCCCGCATCAGCCGCCTGCTGGCGGCGCCGGTGGTGTGGGTCGTCGTCGAGTGGATGCGCACGTTCTTCATCGCGGGCTTCCCGTGGAACTCGCTCGGATACTCGCAGATCGACTACCTGCCGATCGTCCAGATCGCCGAGTGGACCAGCGTCTACGGGATCTCCGCGGGAATCGTTCTGACGAACGTGGCGCTGGCCGAGCTGTGGGTGCGCGTGCAGCGACGCCGGTCCCGACAGCTGCTGGCGACTTTCACTGCGGCGGCGCCGGCATGGGCGCTGATCCTGGTTGCCGTCAGCGTGCCGTCACTGCTGTTCGCATACGGGTCGCTGCGCATCCGCATGCTCGACGCGCAGCCGTACGAGGGCGCGCTGCGCGTGGGCGTCGTCCAGGGCAATGTGGCGCAGAGTCAGAAGTGGGATGTGCAGTACCAGGACCAGATCCTGCAGCGCTACCTCGATCTGTCCGAGCAGGCGGCCGACCAGGGCGCGCGCTTGCTCGTCTGGCCCGAAGCGGCATTGCCGTTCTACTTCAGCCTCGACGAACGCACCTCGCGTCTGGCCGAGTTCACCAGACGGCGCGGTGTGGACATGCTCGTCGGCGCGCCAGGACTGGCACTCGGCGACGATGATCAGCCCACGCCGTACAACCAGGCCTGGCTGGTGCGCGCGGACGGCTCGGTCCAGGGGCCGTACGACAAGATCCAGCTCGTGCCTTTCGGCGAGTACATTCCGCTCCACGGGCTGTTCGGCTGGGTGGACATCGCGGTGCAGGCCGTCGGCGAGTTCGGTCGCGGCACCGAGCATACCGTCTTCGAGTCGGCGCCGATCACGGCCCTGCCGTCGGTGGACGGCGCCGAGAATGCATCGCTTCGACCGGCACGGTTCGGCACGCTCATCTGCTACGAGGGCATCTTCCCGGCTCTGACTCGGCGGTTTGCCGTCGAAGGCATCGATTTCCTCGTCAACATCAGCAACGACGCGTGGTACGGCGACACCGCCGCTCCCGATCAGCACCTTGCGATGGCGGCTCTGCGTTCGGTGGAGAATCGCATGCCGATGGTGCGGTCGACCAATACGGGCATATCGGCGTTCATCACGGCGCAGGGCCACGTCGGGCCGGTCACGCCGCTGTTCGAGCCCGACGTGGCGGTGGAGACGGTGCTCATGCGCAGGAGCTGGTCATTCTACCGCGAGTACGGAGACGTGTTTCTCTACGCCTGCATGGCGGTGCTGGCCTTGCTGGCAGCGATGCGAGTCCGCGCCGGCGCCCGCGTCCGCGCCTGA
- a CDS encoding dockerin type I repeat-containing protein, producing the protein MRIAAFVSTVVLSIVAVPNESPSSSTEQRHITTVDRARTAGHEGGGAGGAVTSTMLPPGEKICTVLFGVQRQRRISSVDVGLHYEKANGRFVGTEQNVQCTPSGNFGFTSFFDVLEDLQRFVSAFFDDRIFGSTSSSSTSTSTSTSTSTSTSTTTSTTVLGPAQEAAATAAAGGGKAAAGEASAAGAAEKPGKTKKAKAEVTAAATVARGSRSKAGSGGSAGNKDFIELGACNFAAPENDLPTAADFTVELFFAKDKSGNDIDPAPTASVISVDCDDSPVTTTTLAGADCGDPNDDGDFTATDALFVLRAAVGALSCALSVCDVNGNGTVQASDALFMLRIAVGLLDEGSLNCPS; encoded by the coding sequence ATGCGAATCGCCGCATTCGTTTCCACCGTCGTCCTGTCGATCGTCGCAGTTCCCAACGAGTCTCCGTCTTCCTCGACCGAGCAGCGTCACATCACCACGGTCGACCGCGCGCGCACGGCCGGCCATGAGGGCGGCGGCGCGGGCGGCGCCGTCACCAGCACGATGCTGCCGCCGGGCGAGAAGATCTGCACCGTGCTCTTCGGCGTCCAGCGCCAGCGACGAATCAGCAGCGTGGACGTAGGGCTGCACTACGAGAAGGCGAATGGCCGCTTCGTCGGCACCGAGCAGAACGTGCAGTGCACCCCATCCGGCAACTTCGGGTTCACGTCCTTCTTCGACGTCCTCGAGGACCTGCAGCGCTTCGTCTCCGCATTCTTCGACGACCGCATCTTCGGTTCGACCTCGAGCAGCTCCACGTCCACCTCGACGTCCACGAGCACGTCGACGTCCACCAGCACGACCACCAGCACAACGGTCCTCGGGCCGGCGCAGGAGGCGGCAGCCACGGCGGCGGCCGGCGGCGGCAAGGCTGCGGCGGGCGAAGCTTCGGCCGCGGGCGCGGCCGAGAAGCCGGGGAAGACGAAGAAAGCGAAGGCCGAAGTGACTGCTGCTGCCACGGTGGCTCGCGGTTCGCGCAGCAAAGCCGGATCCGGAGGGAGCGCCGGAAACAAGGACTTCATCGAGCTGGGCGCCTGCAACTTCGCGGCGCCGGAGAACGATCTTCCCACCGCTGCGGATTTCACCGTCGAGCTCTTTTTCGCCAAGGACAAGTCCGGCAACGACATCGACCCGGCGCCGACGGCGAGCGTCATCAGCGTCGACTGCGACGATTCGCCCGTCACCACGACGACGCTTGCCGGCGCCGACTGCGGCGATCCGAACGACGACGGGGACTTCACGGCCACCGATGCACTGTTCGTGCTGCGCGCGGCCGTCGGAGCTCTTTCGTGCGCACTCAGCGTCTGCGACGTCAACGGCAACGGCACGGTTCAGGCCAGCGACGCGCTCTTCATGCTGCGCATCGCCGTCGGCCTGCTCGACGAAGGCTCGCTCAATTGCCCGTCATGA